A genomic region of Xanthomonas campestris pv. phormiicola contains the following coding sequences:
- a CDS encoding TlpA family protein disulfide reductase yields MALLAACALVAVLAWQNRTLREERRWFVTRTTEPYLGMYVPQIAATALDGSALTLGVPAADFQVLFFFTTTCPYCKRSAPAVVQAAQRLAEHGGGRVQVLGVCQCSPDQARRYAIEHRFAFPVTTLTDRRALMLFRARNVPLLLALDRDGRVRHARVGVFDTTERVQDLVAAVRRTEAPAALATLEE; encoded by the coding sequence CTGGCCTTGCTCGCGGCATGCGCCCTGGTGGCGGTGCTGGCCTGGCAGAACCGGACCCTGCGCGAAGAGCGGCGCTGGTTCGTCACCCGCACCACCGAGCCGTACCTGGGCATGTACGTGCCGCAGATCGCGGCGACCGCGCTGGACGGTTCGGCGCTGACCCTGGGCGTGCCGGCGGCGGACTTCCAGGTGCTGTTCTTCTTCACCACCACCTGCCCGTATTGCAAGCGCTCGGCGCCGGCGGTGGTGCAGGCGGCGCAGCGCCTGGCCGAGCACGGCGGCGGCCGCGTGCAGGTGCTGGGGGTGTGCCAGTGCAGTCCCGACCAGGCGCGTCGCTATGCCATCGAGCACCGCTTCGCCTTTCCGGTGACCACGCTCACCGATCGGCGCGCGCTGATGCTGTTCCGCGCGCGCAACGTGCCGCTGCTGCTGGCGCTGGACCGCGATGGACGGGTGCGCCATGCGCGCGTCGGCGTCTTCGATACCACGGAGCGGGTGCAGGACCTGGTGGCCGCAGTGCGACGCACGGAGGCGCCGGCGGCTTTGGCAACTCTCGAGGAGTGA